Proteins from a genomic interval of Symmachiella macrocystis:
- a CDS encoding Gfo/Idh/MocA family protein, giving the protein MRPDQSRDSHTNDIHTTACVRHAGVDRRLFLSAATAAAATAMLPNFAHAAPEKKWRVGVIGHTGAGNYGHGLDTVWLSLPETEIVGLADANDKGRAACNRKIGMVPDFADYREMLKQTQPNIVAVSPRHLHEHHDMILAAIDAGAQGIYCEKPFCRTPQEADEIVAACEKSGTRLGLAHRNRYHPAVPVAMAALKEGVIGDLLEIRCRGKEDHRGGAQDIWVLGTHLLDLAHYYGGNATACSAVLLNGTRPVTKEDVVEGGEGLGPLAGDRLFARYEMESGIPLYFDSIKNQGVKEANFGVQLIGNKGFMDFRIDIEPLVHLVPGNPFFPTDKARPWIPISSAGIGKPEPIENLGRLVSKHILATRDLLAAVSEDRPPLSSAEDGRAIVEMIHAAFASHVKNGERVQLPLESRTHPLADLAAQPS; this is encoded by the coding sequence ATGCGTCCTGATCAGTCCCGTGACAGCCACACGAACGATATCCACACAACAGCTTGCGTCCGGCATGCGGGAGTCGATCGGCGACTGTTTCTTTCCGCCGCCACGGCAGCGGCCGCCACGGCCATGCTTCCGAATTTTGCCCATGCCGCCCCGGAGAAAAAATGGCGAGTGGGTGTCATTGGACACACCGGCGCGGGAAATTACGGTCACGGTTTGGATACCGTCTGGCTGAGCCTACCGGAAACCGAGATTGTCGGCTTGGCCGATGCCAACGACAAAGGCCGTGCTGCTTGCAATCGCAAAATCGGCATGGTGCCGGATTTCGCCGACTACCGTGAGATGCTCAAACAGACGCAACCCAACATCGTCGCAGTCAGCCCACGGCATCTTCACGAACACCACGACATGATTCTTGCCGCGATCGATGCCGGCGCGCAGGGCATTTATTGCGAGAAGCCATTCTGCCGTACCCCGCAGGAAGCGGATGAAATCGTGGCAGCCTGCGAAAAGTCCGGAACGCGTTTGGGGCTAGCGCATCGCAATCGCTATCACCCGGCTGTTCCGGTGGCAATGGCCGCTCTGAAGGAGGGAGTGATCGGCGATTTGTTGGAGATTCGTTGCCGAGGAAAAGAGGACCACCGCGGTGGAGCACAGGACATTTGGGTCTTGGGCACGCATCTGTTGGATTTGGCTCATTATTACGGCGGAAACGCCACCGCCTGTTCGGCGGTGCTGTTAAATGGGACGCGGCCGGTTACGAAGGAGGATGTTGTCGAAGGTGGCGAAGGGCTGGGGCCGTTGGCCGGGGATCGACTGTTTGCCCGTTACGAAATGGAAAGCGGGATCCCCTTGTATTTTGACTCGATCAAAAACCAAGGCGTGAAGGAAGCGAATTTTGGAGTGCAATTGATCGGGAACAAAGGGTTCATGGATTTCCGCATCGACATTGAACCGTTGGTGCACTTAGTGCCGGGTAACCCTTTCTTTCCCACGGACAAGGCGCGACCTTGGATTCCGATCAGCAGCGCTGGCATCGGCAAGCCCGAGCCGATTGAGAATCTCGGAAGACTGGTGTCGAAGCACATCCTGGCGACCCGCGATCTACTGGCCGCCGTTTCGGAAGACCGCCCCCCGCTCTCCAGTGCCGAAGATGGCCGCGCGATCGTGGAGATGATTCATGCGGCGTTTGCCTCGCACGTTAAAAACGGCGAGCGCGTACAATTGCCACTTGAATCACGCACGCATCCGTTGGCGGACCTGGCAGCCCAACCTTCTTGA
- a CDS encoding divalent metal cation transporter, translated as MPTELEDAQQSPERQMLIEAAQKGSGAKLWTYLRLSGPGWLQSAITLGGGSLAGSLYLGVLAGYSLMWLQVMAMVMGVIMLSAISYVTLSTGKRPFQAINDHINPVLGWGWAIATLVANIVWCLPQFSLGTAAVTQNLLPSMTSDTDIAIICAVMLTIAIIITWFYDSGSWGIRLYEGMLRLLVGAIVICFFGVVIKISLSDEGLPWDEIMAGFIPNLNMLSQPAATFNEALAATGSSSEFWSQMIVEMQRDVMITAVATAVGINMTFLLPYSMLRRGWDKHFRGLAVFDLSTGMAIPFIIATGCVVIASASQFHAKPAAGLLDDGSGVTAPAKIVSAYQGILQSRVSNQAGADYANLSDDEKQKLADALPEADKRMAAMLVKRDAFNLANSLAPLIGRDFANYVFGFGVLGMALSTITILMLISGFTFCEILGLPPEGLPHRLGCLAPAIGVLGPFVWSGKAAFWLAVPTSVFGMVLLPIAYGTFFLMMNSRSILGSNLPQGGKRIFWNVLMLIALSLSAFGAGWAIWSKSQWYGVAGAAAFLGLALLVHFIRPPKPGPIDTP; from the coding sequence ATGCCGACTGAATTAGAAGATGCCCAACAAAGCCCGGAACGGCAGATGCTCATCGAAGCTGCTCAGAAAGGCAGCGGAGCAAAACTTTGGACCTACCTGCGGCTCTCCGGTCCCGGTTGGTTGCAATCGGCGATCACACTCGGGGGTGGTTCGCTGGCGGGCAGTTTGTATTTGGGAGTGCTGGCCGGTTACAGCCTGATGTGGTTGCAAGTCATGGCGATGGTGATGGGCGTGATTATGCTCAGCGCCATTTCCTACGTGACCCTCTCCACCGGCAAACGACCGTTTCAGGCAATCAACGATCACATCAATCCGGTACTGGGCTGGGGGTGGGCCATCGCTACGCTGGTCGCAAACATCGTTTGGTGTCTCCCGCAGTTTAGCCTTGGCACAGCGGCGGTGACTCAAAACCTGTTACCCAGCATGACCTCAGATACGGACATCGCCATCATCTGCGCTGTGATGTTGACCATCGCCATCATCATTACATGGTTCTACGACAGCGGAAGTTGGGGCATCCGACTCTACGAAGGCATGTTGCGCTTGCTGGTCGGCGCAATCGTGATTTGCTTTTTTGGCGTGGTCATCAAAATCAGCCTCAGCGACGAAGGTTTGCCGTGGGACGAAATCATGGCTGGCTTCATTCCCAATCTCAATATGTTGAGCCAACCGGCAGCCACGTTTAATGAAGCTTTGGCCGCCACGGGAAGCTCCTCTGAGTTCTGGTCACAAATGATTGTGGAGATGCAACGCGACGTGATGATCACCGCTGTGGCGACCGCTGTGGGGATCAACATGACGTTTCTCCTTCCGTATTCTATGTTGCGTCGCGGCTGGGACAAACATTTTCGTGGCTTGGCCGTTTTCGATTTGTCGACCGGCATGGCGATTCCGTTCATCATCGCCACCGGCTGCGTGGTGATCGCCTCAGCCAGTCAATTTCATGCCAAGCCGGCAGCGGGGTTGTTGGATGATGGATCGGGCGTCACGGCTCCGGCGAAAATAGTGTCCGCCTATCAAGGGATTCTGCAATCCCGCGTTAGCAATCAAGCGGGTGCCGACTATGCCAATCTCAGCGACGACGAAAAACAAAAACTGGCCGATGCACTGCCCGAAGCGGACAAACGGATGGCAGCGATGCTGGTCAAACGCGACGCCTTCAATCTAGCGAATTCACTGGCCCCGCTGATCGGTCGAGACTTCGCAAATTATGTCTTCGGGTTCGGTGTGCTGGGCATGGCGCTGTCGACGATCACAATTCTGATGCTGATTTCTGGATTTACATTCTGCGAAATTCTGGGACTTCCCCCCGAGGGACTGCCACACCGTTTGGGGTGCTTGGCGCCGGCTATCGGCGTGCTGGGTCCGTTTGTCTGGTCCGGAAAAGCCGCGTTTTGGCTGGCGGTACCGACCAGTGTGTTCGGGATGGTCCTACTACCGATCGCCTACGGTACGTTCTTTTTGATGATGAATAGCCGCAGCATCCTGGGTAGTAATCTGCCACAGGGCGGAAAACGTATCTTTTGGAACGTCCTCATGCTAATCGCCCTGTCGCTCTCCGCCTTCGGCGCAGGTTGGGCGATTTGGTCCAAGTCACAATGGTACGGCGTCGCCGGCGCGGCCGCCTTTTTGGGACTGGCACTGCTCGTGCACTTCATTCGTCCGCCCAAACCAGGGCCGATTGATACGCCTTAA